From Oncorhynchus tshawytscha isolate Ot180627B linkage group LG27, Otsh_v2.0, whole genome shotgun sequence, a single genomic window includes:
- the map3k14a gene encoding mitogen-activated protein kinase kinase kinase 14 isoform X1 has product MRSEHVCKCNWGGSVVSQLEACTACGSVQNATQVRMEVNQRIFNSTRPFSGSPQIELKGSYPSLPSPEDRTSDKEGKESEGDFMACLKPRLIQVLMQGTAEQVGEAGPLNYQKNSFIAQAECETQDSQQFSPSCSERSYVGSPNCLINRDSSEHNNVACSTVASNQDKPGSPAHCSPRKKPRKNQKRKEKKEEQRETGKQRQRRRVPSGVPEQETQTGSSPQLIQTQEDASEPLSNISTSYSSSIPSLEAHDTRRPPYPLQDCNRGPSHSHPCWGPQVFSPSCNLSTYGQESDSDSPLSSVGDCSLALAGLRGSVSQEDRCYAGPFCKDVERHVWEKEGEVSETDTNEGLIFNENIQPVNYEYREGKDYSLCKSINTGSYGEVHSVQDNRTHFRFCAKKILLKSFSSEEVGTWSALKSPHVVELFGVIREGPYVVLFMDLKAGSVGQLIKERGRLPEDLALHYHCQVLGALEHLLKRRVLHLDIKADNVLLSEDGRDTFLCDFGHSERMDIGGQSLSASQGADLKGTETHMAPEIVKGETRGAKADVWSSCCMLLHMLNGCQPWTRYYSRPLYFKIANEPPPLREIPPDCSPFTADVIKVGLQKEPTKRASAPELKGRAARALREVGGLSSPIRGSYKEPLQIDDSPGQSSQPWPPFSRDTCSEENHKLLLESMNPGSRELNNDEEEEGSEADTEETTSPPDSPRSLLTQLHEWQNPKMADVTSNVSELELRKLEREFYLTSLSQLHSAETQEQLLSCLSSSDCYSNRDLWDRKDSGRWSISPGDDLSSGVFSYNSQPDGQILSMDWLVHQSHLSPPRCFEGVDVCITDVNGQSIRIREKRRVKVGHIATGISDQISERVFTMETQEQEPVAHDEEVQDSGLLLRCVPAPDYSQAWRWRVKEGVLETRA; this is encoded by the exons ATGCGCTCCGAACACGTGTGTAAGTGTAACTGGGGAGGAAGTGTAGTTTCTCAACTGGAGGCTTGCACAGCTTGTGGATCTGTGCAAAACGCTACA CAGGTGAGAATGGAGGTGAATCAAAGGATCTTTAACTCGACCAGACCATTCTCAGGGTCACCCCAAATAGAGCTGAAGGGGTCttacccaagcctccccagcccAGAAGACAGGACGAGTGacaaggaggggaaggagagcgaAGGAGACTTCATGGCTTGTTTAAAACCCAGACTAATTCAAGTCCTAATGCAGGGCACAGCAGAACAAGTGGGTGAAGCAGGTCCACTGAACTATCAGAAGAACTCGTTCATAGCCCAGGCTGAAT GTGAAACCCAAGACTCCCAGCAGTTCAGCCCTTCCTGCTCCGAACGCTCCTATGTCGGGTCCCCCAACTGCTTAATCAACCG GGACTCATCAGAGCACAACAATGTGGCGTGTTCCACCGTAGCCTCCAACCAGGACAAACCAGGCTCCCCGGCCCACTGCTCCCCCAGGAAGAAGCCAAGGAAGAAtcagaagaggaaggagaagaaagaggagcagagggagacagggaagcagagacagagacgtAGAGTACCTTCTGGTGTCCCTGAGCAGGAGACCCAGACTGGAAGTTCTCCTCAACTGATCCAGACCCAG GAGGACGCTTCAGAGCCATTAAGTAACATCAGCACTTCTTACAGTAGCAGTATCCCGAGTTTAGAGGCGCATGACACAAGACGCCCCCCTTACCCCCTCCAGGACTGCAACAGGGGCCCCAGCCATTCCCACCCATGCTGGGGCCCCCAGGTGTTTAGCCCCTCCTGCAACCTCTCCACCTATGGGCAGGAGAGTGACTCGGACTCTCCTCTCAGCAGTGTGGGAGACTGTTCGTTGGCCCTAGCAGGGCTCAGGGGCAGTGTCAGTCAGGAGGACCGATGCTACGCAGGTCCCTTCTGCAAAGACGTGGAAAGGCATGtctgggagaaggagggagaagtcTCAGAGACTGACACCAACGAGGGCCTGATATTCAATGAG AATATTCAGCCTGTGAATTATGAGTACAGGGAGGGGAAGGACTACAGCCTCTGCAAGTCTATCAACACAGGGTCATACGGGGAAGTGCACAGTGTGCAAGACAACAGAACACACTTCAGATTTTGCGCTAAAAAG aTTCTCCTGAAGAGTTTTAGTAGTGAGGAAGTGGGTACGTGGAGTGCCCTGAAGTCTCCTCACGTGGTGGAACTCTTCGGAGTGATCCGAGAGGGGCCCTACGTTGTCCTCTTCATGGACCTCAAAGCTG GCTCTGTGGGTCAGCTTATTAAAGAGAGGGGTCGGCTACCTGAGGACCTGGCCCTACACTACCACTGTCAGGTCCTGGGGGCACTGGAACACCTGCTGAAGAGACGAGTGCTGCATCTGGACATAAAGG cggACAATGTGTTGCTGtcagaggatgggagggacactTTTCTGTGTGACTTTGGACACTCGGAGAGAATGGACATTGGTGGACAGAGCCTAAGTGCATCCCAAGGAG CAGATCTGaaggggacagagacacacatggCCCCGGAGATTGTGAAAGGGGAAACCCGCGGAGCCAAAGCAGACGTGTGGAGCAGCTGCTGCATGTTACTGCACATGCTCAATGGCTGTCAGCCCTGGACACGATACTACTCCCGCCCACTGTACTTCAAG ATAGCCAATGAACCACCGCCTCTGAGGGAGATCCCGCCCGATTGCAGTCCCTTCACTGCTGATGTCATAAAGGTGGGACTACAGAAGGAGCCAACCAAGAGGGCCTCTGCCCCGGAGCTCAAGGGAAGAGCAGCCAGAGCTCTGAGAGAAG TGGGAGGACTCAGCAGCCCCATCAGAGGGTCCTATAAGGAGCCCCTACAGATAGATGACAGCCCCGGCCAGTCTAGCCAGCCCTGGCCTCCCTTCAGCAGAGACACCTGCTCTGAGGAGAACCATAAGCTATTGCTGGAATCCATGAAcccagggagcagggagctgaacaatgatgaggaggaggaaggcagTGAGGCAGACACAGAGGAGACAACCTCACCTCCAGACTCACCTCGCTCTCTACTGACACAACTCCATGAATGGCAAAATCCCAAGATGGCCGACGTCACCTCCAACGTGTCTGAGCTTGAACTGCGCAAACTGGAGAGAG AGTTCTACCTGACCAGTCTGTCTCAGCTGCACTCAGCAGAAACCCAGGAGCAACTACTGTCCTGCCTGAGCAGCAGTGACTGTTACTCCAACAGGGACTTATGGGACAGAAAG GACTCTGGCCGTTGGTCCATCAGCCCAGGTGATGACCTCAGCTCTGGCGTGTTCTCCTACAACAGCCAACCGGACGGACAGATTCTCAGTATGGACTGGCTGGTTCACCAAAGCCACCTGTCTCCACCCCGATGCTTTGAGG GAGTGGACGTCTGCATCACGGACGTAAATGGGCAAAGCATCCGGATCCGAGAGAAACGTAGGGTGAAGGTGGGCCACATTGCCACGGGGATCAGCGACCAG aTCTCTGAGAGGGTGTTCACCATGGAGACTCAGGAGCAGGAGCCAGTGGCCCATGATGAGGAGGTGCAGGACTCTGGCCTCCTGCTCCGCTGTGTCCCTGCTCCTGACTACAGCCAGGCCTGGAGATGGAGGGTCAAGGAGGGGGTGCTGGAGACTCGTGCCTGA
- the map3k14a gene encoding mitogen-activated protein kinase kinase kinase 14 isoform X2 has protein sequence MRSEHVCKCNWGGSVVSQLEACTACGSVQNATQVRMEVNQRIFNSTRPFSGSPQIELKGSYPSLPSPEDRTSDKEGKESEGDFMACLKPRLIQVLMQGTAEQVGEAGPLNYQKNSFIAQAECETQDSQQFSPSCSERSYVGSPNCLINRDSSEHNNVACSTVASNQDKPGSPAHCSPRKKPRKNQKRKEKKEEQRETGKQRQRRRVPSGVPEQETQTGSSPQLIQTQEDASEPLSNISTSYSSSIPSLEAHDTRRPPYPLQDCNRGPSHSHPCWGPQVFSPSCNLSTYGQESDSDSPLSSVGDCSLALAGLRGSVSQEDRCYAGPFCKDVERHVWEKEGEVSETDTNEGLIFNENIQPVNYEYREGKDYSLCKSINTGSYGEVHSVQDNRTHFRFCAKKILLKSFSSEEVGTWSALKSPHVVELFGVIREGPYVVLFMDLKAGSVGQLIKERGRLPEDLALHYHCQVLGALEHLLKRRVLHLDIKADNVLLSEDGRDTFLCDFGHSERMDIGGQSLSASQGDLKGTETHMAPEIVKGETRGAKADVWSSCCMLLHMLNGCQPWTRYYSRPLYFKIANEPPPLREIPPDCSPFTADVIKVGLQKEPTKRASAPELKGRAARALREVGGLSSPIRGSYKEPLQIDDSPGQSSQPWPPFSRDTCSEENHKLLLESMNPGSRELNNDEEEEGSEADTEETTSPPDSPRSLLTQLHEWQNPKMADVTSNVSELELRKLEREFYLTSLSQLHSAETQEQLLSCLSSSDCYSNRDLWDRKDSGRWSISPGDDLSSGVFSYNSQPDGQILSMDWLVHQSHLSPPRCFEGVDVCITDVNGQSIRIREKRRVKVGHIATGISDQISERVFTMETQEQEPVAHDEEVQDSGLLLRCVPAPDYSQAWRWRVKEGVLETRA, from the exons ATGCGCTCCGAACACGTGTGTAAGTGTAACTGGGGAGGAAGTGTAGTTTCTCAACTGGAGGCTTGCACAGCTTGTGGATCTGTGCAAAACGCTACA CAGGTGAGAATGGAGGTGAATCAAAGGATCTTTAACTCGACCAGACCATTCTCAGGGTCACCCCAAATAGAGCTGAAGGGGTCttacccaagcctccccagcccAGAAGACAGGACGAGTGacaaggaggggaaggagagcgaAGGAGACTTCATGGCTTGTTTAAAACCCAGACTAATTCAAGTCCTAATGCAGGGCACAGCAGAACAAGTGGGTGAAGCAGGTCCACTGAACTATCAGAAGAACTCGTTCATAGCCCAGGCTGAAT GTGAAACCCAAGACTCCCAGCAGTTCAGCCCTTCCTGCTCCGAACGCTCCTATGTCGGGTCCCCCAACTGCTTAATCAACCG GGACTCATCAGAGCACAACAATGTGGCGTGTTCCACCGTAGCCTCCAACCAGGACAAACCAGGCTCCCCGGCCCACTGCTCCCCCAGGAAGAAGCCAAGGAAGAAtcagaagaggaaggagaagaaagaggagcagagggagacagggaagcagagacagagacgtAGAGTACCTTCTGGTGTCCCTGAGCAGGAGACCCAGACTGGAAGTTCTCCTCAACTGATCCAGACCCAG GAGGACGCTTCAGAGCCATTAAGTAACATCAGCACTTCTTACAGTAGCAGTATCCCGAGTTTAGAGGCGCATGACACAAGACGCCCCCCTTACCCCCTCCAGGACTGCAACAGGGGCCCCAGCCATTCCCACCCATGCTGGGGCCCCCAGGTGTTTAGCCCCTCCTGCAACCTCTCCACCTATGGGCAGGAGAGTGACTCGGACTCTCCTCTCAGCAGTGTGGGAGACTGTTCGTTGGCCCTAGCAGGGCTCAGGGGCAGTGTCAGTCAGGAGGACCGATGCTACGCAGGTCCCTTCTGCAAAGACGTGGAAAGGCATGtctgggagaaggagggagaagtcTCAGAGACTGACACCAACGAGGGCCTGATATTCAATGAG AATATTCAGCCTGTGAATTATGAGTACAGGGAGGGGAAGGACTACAGCCTCTGCAAGTCTATCAACACAGGGTCATACGGGGAAGTGCACAGTGTGCAAGACAACAGAACACACTTCAGATTTTGCGCTAAAAAG aTTCTCCTGAAGAGTTTTAGTAGTGAGGAAGTGGGTACGTGGAGTGCCCTGAAGTCTCCTCACGTGGTGGAACTCTTCGGAGTGATCCGAGAGGGGCCCTACGTTGTCCTCTTCATGGACCTCAAAGCTG GCTCTGTGGGTCAGCTTATTAAAGAGAGGGGTCGGCTACCTGAGGACCTGGCCCTACACTACCACTGTCAGGTCCTGGGGGCACTGGAACACCTGCTGAAGAGACGAGTGCTGCATCTGGACATAAAGG cggACAATGTGTTGCTGtcagaggatgggagggacactTTTCTGTGTGACTTTGGACACTCGGAGAGAATGGACATTGGTGGACAGAGCCTAAGTGCATCCCAAGGAG ATCTGaaggggacagagacacacatggCCCCGGAGATTGTGAAAGGGGAAACCCGCGGAGCCAAAGCAGACGTGTGGAGCAGCTGCTGCATGTTACTGCACATGCTCAATGGCTGTCAGCCCTGGACACGATACTACTCCCGCCCACTGTACTTCAAG ATAGCCAATGAACCACCGCCTCTGAGGGAGATCCCGCCCGATTGCAGTCCCTTCACTGCTGATGTCATAAAGGTGGGACTACAGAAGGAGCCAACCAAGAGGGCCTCTGCCCCGGAGCTCAAGGGAAGAGCAGCCAGAGCTCTGAGAGAAG TGGGAGGACTCAGCAGCCCCATCAGAGGGTCCTATAAGGAGCCCCTACAGATAGATGACAGCCCCGGCCAGTCTAGCCAGCCCTGGCCTCCCTTCAGCAGAGACACCTGCTCTGAGGAGAACCATAAGCTATTGCTGGAATCCATGAAcccagggagcagggagctgaacaatgatgaggaggaggaaggcagTGAGGCAGACACAGAGGAGACAACCTCACCTCCAGACTCACCTCGCTCTCTACTGACACAACTCCATGAATGGCAAAATCCCAAGATGGCCGACGTCACCTCCAACGTGTCTGAGCTTGAACTGCGCAAACTGGAGAGAG AGTTCTACCTGACCAGTCTGTCTCAGCTGCACTCAGCAGAAACCCAGGAGCAACTACTGTCCTGCCTGAGCAGCAGTGACTGTTACTCCAACAGGGACTTATGGGACAGAAAG GACTCTGGCCGTTGGTCCATCAGCCCAGGTGATGACCTCAGCTCTGGCGTGTTCTCCTACAACAGCCAACCGGACGGACAGATTCTCAGTATGGACTGGCTGGTTCACCAAAGCCACCTGTCTCCACCCCGATGCTTTGAGG GAGTGGACGTCTGCATCACGGACGTAAATGGGCAAAGCATCCGGATCCGAGAGAAACGTAGGGTGAAGGTGGGCCACATTGCCACGGGGATCAGCGACCAG aTCTCTGAGAGGGTGTTCACCATGGAGACTCAGGAGCAGGAGCCAGTGGCCCATGATGAGGAGGTGCAGGACTCTGGCCTCCTGCTCCGCTGTGTCCCTGCTCCTGACTACAGCCAGGCCTGGAGATGGAGGGTCAAGGAGGGGGTGCTGGAGACTCGTGCCTGA
- the map3k14a gene encoding mitogen-activated protein kinase kinase kinase 14 isoform X3: MEVNQRIFNSTRPFSGSPQIELKGSYPSLPSPEDRTSDKEGKESEGDFMACLKPRLIQVLMQGTAEQVGEAGPLNYQKNSFIAQAECETQDSQQFSPSCSERSYVGSPNCLINRDSSEHNNVACSTVASNQDKPGSPAHCSPRKKPRKNQKRKEKKEEQRETGKQRQRRRVPSGVPEQETQTGSSPQLIQTQEDASEPLSNISTSYSSSIPSLEAHDTRRPPYPLQDCNRGPSHSHPCWGPQVFSPSCNLSTYGQESDSDSPLSSVGDCSLALAGLRGSVSQEDRCYAGPFCKDVERHVWEKEGEVSETDTNEGLIFNENIQPVNYEYREGKDYSLCKSINTGSYGEVHSVQDNRTHFRFCAKKILLKSFSSEEVGTWSALKSPHVVELFGVIREGPYVVLFMDLKAGSVGQLIKERGRLPEDLALHYHCQVLGALEHLLKRRVLHLDIKADNVLLSEDGRDTFLCDFGHSERMDIGGQSLSASQGADLKGTETHMAPEIVKGETRGAKADVWSSCCMLLHMLNGCQPWTRYYSRPLYFKIANEPPPLREIPPDCSPFTADVIKVGLQKEPTKRASAPELKGRAARALREVGGLSSPIRGSYKEPLQIDDSPGQSSQPWPPFSRDTCSEENHKLLLESMNPGSRELNNDEEEEGSEADTEETTSPPDSPRSLLTQLHEWQNPKMADVTSNVSELELRKLEREFYLTSLSQLHSAETQEQLLSCLSSSDCYSNRDLWDRKDSGRWSISPGDDLSSGVFSYNSQPDGQILSMDWLVHQSHLSPPRCFEGVDVCITDVNGQSIRIREKRRVKVGHIATGISDQISERVFTMETQEQEPVAHDEEVQDSGLLLRCVPAPDYSQAWRWRVKEGVLETRA; encoded by the exons ATGGAGGTGAATCAAAGGATCTTTAACTCGACCAGACCATTCTCAGGGTCACCCCAAATAGAGCTGAAGGGGTCttacccaagcctccccagcccAGAAGACAGGACGAGTGacaaggaggggaaggagagcgaAGGAGACTTCATGGCTTGTTTAAAACCCAGACTAATTCAAGTCCTAATGCAGGGCACAGCAGAACAAGTGGGTGAAGCAGGTCCACTGAACTATCAGAAGAACTCGTTCATAGCCCAGGCTGAAT GTGAAACCCAAGACTCCCAGCAGTTCAGCCCTTCCTGCTCCGAACGCTCCTATGTCGGGTCCCCCAACTGCTTAATCAACCG GGACTCATCAGAGCACAACAATGTGGCGTGTTCCACCGTAGCCTCCAACCAGGACAAACCAGGCTCCCCGGCCCACTGCTCCCCCAGGAAGAAGCCAAGGAAGAAtcagaagaggaaggagaagaaagaggagcagagggagacagggaagcagagacagagacgtAGAGTACCTTCTGGTGTCCCTGAGCAGGAGACCCAGACTGGAAGTTCTCCTCAACTGATCCAGACCCAG GAGGACGCTTCAGAGCCATTAAGTAACATCAGCACTTCTTACAGTAGCAGTATCCCGAGTTTAGAGGCGCATGACACAAGACGCCCCCCTTACCCCCTCCAGGACTGCAACAGGGGCCCCAGCCATTCCCACCCATGCTGGGGCCCCCAGGTGTTTAGCCCCTCCTGCAACCTCTCCACCTATGGGCAGGAGAGTGACTCGGACTCTCCTCTCAGCAGTGTGGGAGACTGTTCGTTGGCCCTAGCAGGGCTCAGGGGCAGTGTCAGTCAGGAGGACCGATGCTACGCAGGTCCCTTCTGCAAAGACGTGGAAAGGCATGtctgggagaaggagggagaagtcTCAGAGACTGACACCAACGAGGGCCTGATATTCAATGAG AATATTCAGCCTGTGAATTATGAGTACAGGGAGGGGAAGGACTACAGCCTCTGCAAGTCTATCAACACAGGGTCATACGGGGAAGTGCACAGTGTGCAAGACAACAGAACACACTTCAGATTTTGCGCTAAAAAG aTTCTCCTGAAGAGTTTTAGTAGTGAGGAAGTGGGTACGTGGAGTGCCCTGAAGTCTCCTCACGTGGTGGAACTCTTCGGAGTGATCCGAGAGGGGCCCTACGTTGTCCTCTTCATGGACCTCAAAGCTG GCTCTGTGGGTCAGCTTATTAAAGAGAGGGGTCGGCTACCTGAGGACCTGGCCCTACACTACCACTGTCAGGTCCTGGGGGCACTGGAACACCTGCTGAAGAGACGAGTGCTGCATCTGGACATAAAGG cggACAATGTGTTGCTGtcagaggatgggagggacactTTTCTGTGTGACTTTGGACACTCGGAGAGAATGGACATTGGTGGACAGAGCCTAAGTGCATCCCAAGGAG CAGATCTGaaggggacagagacacacatggCCCCGGAGATTGTGAAAGGGGAAACCCGCGGAGCCAAAGCAGACGTGTGGAGCAGCTGCTGCATGTTACTGCACATGCTCAATGGCTGTCAGCCCTGGACACGATACTACTCCCGCCCACTGTACTTCAAG ATAGCCAATGAACCACCGCCTCTGAGGGAGATCCCGCCCGATTGCAGTCCCTTCACTGCTGATGTCATAAAGGTGGGACTACAGAAGGAGCCAACCAAGAGGGCCTCTGCCCCGGAGCTCAAGGGAAGAGCAGCCAGAGCTCTGAGAGAAG TGGGAGGACTCAGCAGCCCCATCAGAGGGTCCTATAAGGAGCCCCTACAGATAGATGACAGCCCCGGCCAGTCTAGCCAGCCCTGGCCTCCCTTCAGCAGAGACACCTGCTCTGAGGAGAACCATAAGCTATTGCTGGAATCCATGAAcccagggagcagggagctgaacaatgatgaggaggaggaaggcagTGAGGCAGACACAGAGGAGACAACCTCACCTCCAGACTCACCTCGCTCTCTACTGACACAACTCCATGAATGGCAAAATCCCAAGATGGCCGACGTCACCTCCAACGTGTCTGAGCTTGAACTGCGCAAACTGGAGAGAG AGTTCTACCTGACCAGTCTGTCTCAGCTGCACTCAGCAGAAACCCAGGAGCAACTACTGTCCTGCCTGAGCAGCAGTGACTGTTACTCCAACAGGGACTTATGGGACAGAAAG GACTCTGGCCGTTGGTCCATCAGCCCAGGTGATGACCTCAGCTCTGGCGTGTTCTCCTACAACAGCCAACCGGACGGACAGATTCTCAGTATGGACTGGCTGGTTCACCAAAGCCACCTGTCTCCACCCCGATGCTTTGAGG GAGTGGACGTCTGCATCACGGACGTAAATGGGCAAAGCATCCGGATCCGAGAGAAACGTAGGGTGAAGGTGGGCCACATTGCCACGGGGATCAGCGACCAG aTCTCTGAGAGGGTGTTCACCATGGAGACTCAGGAGCAGGAGCCAGTGGCCCATGATGAGGAGGTGCAGGACTCTGGCCTCCTGCTCCGCTGTGTCCCTGCTCCTGACTACAGCCAGGCCTGGAGATGGAGGGTCAAGGAGGGGGTGCTGGAGACTCGTGCCTGA